The bacterium genome contains the following window.
CCCCACATGAATGACGAGGTCGGGGTGCCATGCCGCCGCGCTCGCGGCGGTCTTGGCCCAGGACCATTCCAGCGGATCGTGGCAGGCCTGCGCCCAGGCGGCCGCGCCTTCGCCTTCCACGCGGCATCCGGTGTCGCCGATCACGACGATCCGGCGAGGCGGATGTCCGGGAAGGGCCACGGCACCGGGCGGCAGGGCGGCTTCGCAGACCTGAACGGGGAAATCCGCTGAGGCGCGTGCGCGCAGTGTTGTGGGCGTCCGGCCCGTCGGGAGGCTGACAGACGGGCAGGCCCCGGCGGTGATGACCCTGGCGATGAGGCCGCCGCCGGGCCCCAGTTCGACCCAGGAGATGGGTGGCGTCTGTCCCTGCACCGCGCCACCGGTCGCGCTCGTCAGGGCGCCACCCAGCGTCATGCACAGCGCCATCCGCACGATGCGCGGGCCCGGGAACCGGTGTGGCGGATCGCTCACGGTCACTACTATAGGCCGGCGGCGCGGTCGATGTGTGATGAGAGTGTTAAGTGGAGCGAGGATTCCTAGACCTGCTTGCTGAAGGGGATAGGCACGGAGGTGCGTCCCCACGTGATCGACTGCGACCTCCACAACGACGTCCCCGGCGTGCAGGCCCTCTATCCGTACCTGCCGGCCCATTGGGTCGAGCACATCGAGAACACGCGCTTCAAAGGGCCCATCGACACGTACTACCCACCCAGCGCGCCGGTGACGGCCCGCCCAGATTGCCGTCTCCCCGATGGCCGCCCGGCCGGCACGAGCCTGGAGCGGCTTCGCGCCCAGGTGCTCGATCCGCTGGACATCGAGTACGGCATCCTGAACTGCACCTACGCGATCGACAGCCTCCACAATCCGGATCAGGCCACAGCACTCGCACAGGCGGTCAACGACTGGCAGGTGGCCGAATGGCTGGAGGTGGAGCCGCGGCTGCGCGCCTCGCTGGTCGTCCCGGTGCAGATCCCCGCGTTGGCGGCGCAGGAGATCGACCGGCTGGGTGACCACCCGGGGTTCGTCCAGGTGCTCCTGCCGGCGCGCGCGGAGCACCCCTACGGGAGCCGGCTCTACCACCCGCTCTGGGAAGCGATTGCGCGGCACGATCTCGTCGCAGGCATTCACTTCGGCGGCGCGCCCGGGAACCCGCCGACGCCGACCGGGTGGCCCTCGTACTACTTTGAAGAATACGCCGGGATGGCGCAGGTCTTCGCGTCTCAGGTCGCGAGCCTCGTCGTCGAGGGCGTCTTCGAGCTCTATCCGACGCTCCGGGTGGCGCTGATCGAGTCGGGGTTCACCTGGCTCCCGACGCACATGTGGCGCTGCGACAAGGAGTGGCACAACCTGCGCCGGCTCGTGCCCTGGGTCAAGCGACCGCCCTCGGAGTACATGCGCGCGCACATGCGGGTGACGATCCAGCCGCTTGACGCCCCTCCCGACGTGCGGCAGCTCCTGGAGGTGGTCGAGCAGCTCGGGTCCGACGAGATGCTGCTGTACGCGAGCGACTACCCGCATCAACACGGCGTCGATCCGCGGGAGGGCCTCTTGCGCCATCTGCCGGAGACGCTTGCACGGAAGATCGAGAGCGAGAACGCGCGCGCCTTTTACAACTGGGAAAAATCGACGCGGGGCGGCGAGATCCGCGCGGGCACGCGCAGGGGAGGCACGTGATGGCGATTCCACAGGTGGATGTGACACGCACGACGCCGACCCGGCGTGGGATCATCGATTGCGACGTGCACAACGAGCTCGATTCGGACAGGGATCTCTACCCGTATCTCTCGCGGCGGTGGCGCGACCACATCGACGCCTATGGCATTCGGTACTACACTGGGAGCTTCTATCCGCGATTCATGGATCACCGCGCAGATGCCTGGCCCCCGTCGGGCCGGCGGGCGGGATCCGAGGCCGCCTACGCGCGGGACCATTTTCTCAACCGGTACGAGATCGCCTACGCGATCCTGAATCCACTGACCCCGGTGGGCCGCCACCCAAACTTGGACCTGGACGCCGCGCTGGCGACCGCCGTCAACGACTGGCAGGTTGCCGAATGGCTGGACGTGGAGCCGCGCCTCCGGGCATCGATGGTCATTCCCTATGAGGATCCACCGCGCGCGGTCGACGAGATCAAGCGCTGCGGGGCGGACAAGCGGTTCGTACAGGTCTTGTTCCTTGGGCGGCCTCACGAGCCTATGGGCCGCCGCAAGTACTGGCCGATCTACGAGGCCTGCAGCACCTACGGCCTGCACGTCGCGTCGCATGCCTTTTTCTCCGCCGGCAACCCGATCACGGGCGCCGGCCATGCGTCGTACTACATCGAGGACCACATCGGTCCGCCTCAGGCGATGCAGGCGAACATCACCAGCATGGTCGCCGAGGGGGTCTTCGAGCATTTTCCGACGCTCAACATCGTCTCGGTCGAGAACGGATTCGGCTGGGTCCCCGCGTTGATGTGGCGGCTCGACGCCTCCTGGAGACTGCTGCGCGGCGAGGTGCCGCACCTGAAACGGCCGCCTTCCGAGTACATCCGCGAGCACCTCTACTTGAGCACGCAGCCGATGGAGGAGCCGCCCCGATCGAAGCCGCGCCACTTCGAGCAACTCCTCGAGCACTACGGGTACACCGATCGCCT
Protein-coding sequences here:
- a CDS encoding amidohydrolase family protein, whose protein sequence is MAIPQVDVTRTTPTRRGIIDCDVHNELDSDRDLYPYLSRRWRDHIDAYGIRYYTGSFYPRFMDHRADAWPPSGRRAGSEAAYARDHFLNRYEIAYAILNPLTPVGRHPNLDLDAALATAVNDWQVAEWLDVEPRLRASMVIPYEDPPRAVDEIKRCGADKRFVQVLFLGRPHEPMGRRKYWPIYEACSTYGLHVASHAFFSAGNPITGAGHASYYIEDHIGPPQAMQANITSMVAEGVFEHFPTLNIVSVENGFGWVPALMWRLDASWRLLRGEVPHLKRPPSEYIREHLYLSTQPMEEPPRSKPRHFEQLLEHYGYTDRLMFASDYPHWDGDSPEHAVPAYLPDEVKRRIFSENARALYRLT
- a CDS encoding metallophosphoesterase; its protein translation is MTLGGALTSATGGAVQGQTPPISWVELGPGGGLIARVITAGACPSVSLPTGRTPTTLRARASADFPVQVCEAALPPGAVALPGHPPRRIVVIGDTGCRVEGEGAAAWAQACHDPLEWSWAKTAASAAAWHPDLVIHVGDLLYRESECPPGSAGCLGDPWGYRWATFNADFFAP
- a CDS encoding amidohydrolase family protein, whose translation is MRPHVIDCDLHNDVPGVQALYPYLPAHWVEHIENTRFKGPIDTYYPPSAPVTARPDCRLPDGRPAGTSLERLRAQVLDPLDIEYGILNCTYAIDSLHNPDQATALAQAVNDWQVAEWLEVEPRLRASLVVPVQIPALAAQEIDRLGDHPGFVQVLLPARAEHPYGSRLYHPLWEAIARHDLVAGIHFGGAPGNPPTPTGWPSYYFEEYAGMAQVFASQVASLVVEGVFELYPTLRVALIESGFTWLPTHMWRCDKEWHNLRRLVPWVKRPPSEYMRAHMRVTIQPLDAPPDVRQLLEVVEQLGSDEMLLYASDYPHQHGVDPREGLLRHLPETLARKIESENARAFYNWEKSTRGGEIRAGTRRGGT